In Heterodontus francisci isolate sHetFra1 chromosome 46, sHetFra1.hap1, whole genome shotgun sequence, a single window of DNA contains:
- the LOC137356894 gene encoding immunoglobulin lambda-1 light chain-like, protein MEPFKVMKGLDKARRFHLRCIQLPHQPIHVVCEELQLGKLPAGGVARNTGSVTDFPHLTGVLAVPVLNQTPISDPVSAGETSELKCAMQNGNVGSYYMYWYRQRPGEAPVWVLAHSTSGSIYRGTGFTDRFKPSRDTSSNSHILTIGSLEPGDSAVYYCAAADTSAGYIHSSEDRKPSVLLLPPSSEEIDSGWATLSCLVSRFKPGFVRVLWRVDDKETDSGVTTGTVSTDSDQTYSLSSYLRVPATAWNKGSSYTCSVDHGSLSSPLLKTISSTACSD, encoded by the exons ATGGAGCCCTTTAAGGTTATGAAAGGACTCGATAAGGCGAGACGTTTCCACTTGCGG tgcatccagttgccgcaccaaccgatccatgtggtctgtgaggagctgcaactgggtaaacTTCCTGCAGGCGGAGTCGCCCGGAatactggaagtgtcacggacttcccacatctcacag GTGTCCTGGCGGTTCCTGTCCTCAATCAGACCCCAATTTCAGACCCAGTCTCCGCCGGTGAGACCTCCGAGTTAAAGTGTGCGATGCAGAACGGCAACGTGGGCAGTTACTACATGTACTGGTACCGACAGAGACCCGGGGAGGCTCCGGTGTGGGTGTTAGCCCACTCTACAAGTGGTAGCATCTATCGAGGCACCGGCTTCACGGACCGTTTTAAACCTTCCAGAGACACCTCCAGTAACAGTCACATTCTGACCATCGGCAGCTTGGAACCGGGAGACTCCGCCGTCTATTACTGTGCTGCCGCGGATACCTCAGCAGGCTATATACACA gtaGTGAGGATCGGAAACCATcagttctcctgctccctccttccTCAGAAGAAATAGACTCGGGATGGGCTACTCTGTCCTGCCTGGTGAGCCGCTTTAAGCCGGGTTTCGTGCGGGTTCTCTGGAGAGTggatgataaagagacagacagcggGGTGACCACAGGCACTGTGTCCACGGACAGTGATCAAACCTACAGCCTGAGCAGTTACCTGAGAGTCCCCGCCACTGCCTGGAATAAGGGCTCCAGCTATACCTGCAGTGTGGATCACGGCTCTCTGAGCTCACCTCTCCTCAAAACCATCAGCTCCACCGCTTGTTCCGACTGA